In Prosthecomicrobium sp. N25, one DNA window encodes the following:
- a CDS encoding lipopolysaccharide assembly protein LapA domain-containing protein codes for MTRFLWWLIGIPVGIILVTLAVANRKSVTVSLDPFQPDAPALSFALPLFLLFFSVLMTGVLLGGCAVWLNQGRHRKAERRWREEADRLRWERERTIERDRETRRASLAALPAPSDRRAA; via the coding sequence ATGACTCGATTCCTCTGGTGGCTGATCGGCATCCCCGTGGGCATCATCCTCGTGACGCTCGCGGTCGCCAACCGCAAGTCCGTCACGGTGTCGCTCGACCCGTTCCAGCCCGACGCGCCGGCCCTCTCCTTCGCGCTCCCCCTGTTCCTGCTCTTCTTCAGCGTCCTGATGACCGGGGTCCTGCTCGGCGGCTGCGCCGTCTGGCTGAACCAGGGCCGCCATCGCAAGGCCGAGCGGCGCTGGCGCGAAGAGGCCGACCGCCTGCGCTGGGAGCGCGAGCGGACCATCGAGCGCGACCGCGAGACCCGCCGCGCGTCCCTGGCGGCGCTGCCGGCCCCGAGCGATCGCCGGGCGGCCTGA
- a CDS encoding VOC family protein gives MWKHGTFTWNELNTRNPDAARAFYGELLGWTFDEMPMPEGPYWVARQDGAPVAGVFTMAGPAFDGIPEHWFPYVAVEDVDALAARVEAAGGTVLRPAWDVPGVGRIVIVRDCNGAAMGWMTPAPQDA, from the coding sequence ATGTGGAAGCACGGTACCTTCACGTGGAACGAGCTCAATACCCGGAACCCGGACGCGGCCCGGGCCTTCTACGGGGAGCTTTTGGGCTGGACCTTCGACGAGATGCCGATGCCGGAGGGGCCCTACTGGGTGGCGCGCCAGGACGGGGCGCCGGTCGCCGGCGTCTTCACCATGGCGGGGCCGGCCTTCGACGGCATCCCCGAGCACTGGTTCCCCTATGTGGCGGTCGAGGACGTGGACGCGCTGGCGGCACGGGTCGAGGCGGCCGGGGGCACGGTCCTGAGGCCCGCCTGGGACGTGCCCGGGGTCGGCCGGATCGTCATCGTGCGCGATTGCAACGGCGCCGCCATGGGCTGGATGACCCCGGCGCCGCAGGACGCCTGA
- a CDS encoding integration host factor subunit beta yields the protein MIKSELVQRLAERNPHLYQRDVEHIVNAVLDEVGNALMRGDRVELRGFGAFSVKNRPSRTGRNPRTGQKVAVTEKYVPFFKTGKEMRERLNNGVDLGD from the coding sequence ATGATCAAATCGGAGCTCGTGCAGCGTCTGGCAGAACGGAACCCGCACCTCTACCAGAGGGACGTCGAGCACATCGTGAACGCCGTCCTCGACGAGGTCGGCAACGCGTTGATGCGCGGCGACCGGGTCGAATTGCGCGGCTTCGGTGCCTTCTCGGTCAAGAACCGCCCGTCTCGGACGGGGCGGAACCCCCGCACCGGCCAGAAGGTTGCCGTGACCGAGAAATATGTGCCCTTCTTCAAGACCGGCAAGGAAATGCGCGAGCGGCTGAACAACGGCGTCGATCTCGGCGATTGA
- a CDS encoding ornithine cyclodeaminase family protein, with translation MRVVDADQVGQLLVYPDLVDGLEAAFRSPVVIPVRHHHPVARGGEAEAILLLMPAWDDTAEAVADGALMGVKIVTVVPGNAARGKASVVGAYVLLSGVTGEPLAVLDGTRLTLRRTAAASALAARHLARPDASRLVMVGAGALAPHLIEAHASVRPIREVLVWNHRPEKAEALAARLDGRPWRVTATRDLAAAVAGADIVSAATLSAEPLVRGAWLRPGTHVDLVGGFTPEMRESDDEAVRRARIFVDTRAGALKEAGDIVRPLAAGVIAPEAVEADLFDLCAGRHPGRGSAEEITLFKSVGTALEDLAAARMVWSRLGG, from the coding sequence ATGCGCGTCGTCGATGCCGACCAGGTCGGCCAGCTTCTCGTCTATCCCGACCTCGTCGACGGGCTGGAGGCCGCCTTCCGCTCGCCCGTCGTGATCCCCGTGCGACACCACCACCCGGTGGCGCGCGGCGGCGAGGCGGAGGCCATCCTGCTCCTCATGCCCGCCTGGGACGACACCGCCGAGGCGGTCGCCGATGGCGCACTCATGGGCGTCAAGATCGTCACCGTCGTGCCCGGCAACGCGGCCCGCGGCAAGGCCAGCGTGGTCGGCGCCTACGTGCTCCTGTCGGGCGTGACGGGCGAGCCCCTCGCGGTCCTGGACGGCACCCGCCTGACGCTCCGCCGGACCGCCGCGGCCTCGGCGCTCGCCGCCCGCCACCTCGCCCGGCCCGACGCCTCGCGCCTCGTCATGGTCGGCGCCGGCGCGCTCGCCCCGCACCTGATCGAGGCCCATGCCAGCGTGCGGCCGATCCGCGAGGTCCTCGTCTGGAATCACAGGCCCGAGAAGGCCGAAGCCCTGGCCGCCCGCCTCGACGGTCGGCCCTGGCGCGTCACCGCCACCCGGGACCTGGCGGCCGCCGTCGCCGGCGCCGACATCGTCTCCGCCGCGACGCTGTCGGCCGAGCCGCTCGTCCGCGGCGCCTGGCTCCGGCCGGGCACCCACGTCGACCTCGTCGGCGGCTTCACCCCGGAGATGCGCGAGAGCGACGACGAGGCGGTCCGGCGCGCCCGCATTTTCGTCGACACCCGGGCGGGCGCCCTCAAGGAGGCCGGCGACATCGTCCGTCCCCTCGCGGCGGGCGTGATCGCGCCCGAGGCCGTCGAGGCCGACCTGTTCGACCTCTGCGCCGGCCGGCATCCGGGCCGGGGCAGCGCGGAGGAGATCACGCTCTTCAAGTCCGTCGGCACCGCGCTGGAGGATCTCGCCGCGGCCCGCATGGTCTGGAGCCGCCTCGGCGGCTGA
- a CDS encoding TIGR00645 family protein, whose translation MIERNLERGLFASRWLLAPFYVGLVLALAGLLVKFVQELVHFVLTVFSAGESDVVLGVLTLIDLSLAGNLLLIVIFSGYENFVSKFDIGDHEDRPDWHGKVDFGALKMKLIASMVAISGIHLLKVFMGLPKFTEREIMWMTIIHLVFVITGVLLALMDKLSGQTSYEGTIGAGK comes from the coding sequence ATGATCGAACGGAATCTGGAACGCGGCCTCTTCGCCAGCCGCTGGCTGCTCGCCCCCTTCTATGTCGGGCTCGTGCTCGCCCTGGCGGGCCTCCTCGTCAAGTTCGTTCAGGAACTCGTCCATTTCGTCCTGACCGTCTTCTCGGCGGGCGAATCGGACGTCGTCCTCGGCGTGCTGACGCTCATCGACCTGTCGCTCGCCGGAAACCTGCTGCTGATCGTGATCTTCTCCGGCTACGAGAACTTCGTCTCCAAGTTCGACATCGGCGACCACGAGGACCGGCCGGACTGGCACGGGAAGGTCGACTTCGGCGCCCTCAAGATGAAGCTGATCGCCTCCATGGTGGCGATCTCGGGGATCCACCTCCTCAAGGTGTTCATGGGCCTGCCCAAATTCACCGAGCGCGAGATCATGTGGATGACCATCATCCACCTCGTGTTCGTGATCACGGGCGTGCTGCTCGCGCTGATGGACAAGCTGTCCGGCCAGACCTCCTACGAAGGCACGATCGGCGCCGGCAAGTGA
- a CDS encoding CHAD domain-containing protein, with product MSFRLGRAEPAGAGLKRILLAELALARATLADDVEEAERRIHRVRRTLKRARSLAAVFRPVVGDDHKRRKAVLKEAADLLSEARDADVAVATARALAGRLKDPALAAPLIDRLAAEARAAHERTVDTERAAACLRIAEADAASLPVLEKGDELLVDAFGAAYRRGRKDWKRARDGGAEDEDLLHDWRKRVKDRWHLTLLVEGRTPATTKRIAVDLDRLAELLGDEHDLALLARRLDTDPDAAGGPQPARRLAKAVAARRRRLADKALDLGAALYGRRTEPFMARLDRLRRHEPD from the coding sequence ATGTCGTTTCGTCTGGGCAGGGCTGAGCCGGCCGGCGCCGGGCTGAAGCGGATCCTCCTCGCCGAGCTCGCCCTCGCCAGGGCGACGCTCGCCGACGACGTGGAGGAGGCCGAGCGGCGCATCCACCGGGTGCGGCGGACGCTCAAGCGGGCGCGAAGCCTCGCGGCCGTGTTCCGCCCGGTGGTCGGCGACGACCACAAGCGGCGCAAGGCGGTTCTCAAGGAGGCGGCGGACCTGCTTTCGGAGGCACGCGACGCCGACGTCGCCGTCGCGACCGCGCGCGCCCTGGCGGGCCGGCTGAAGGACCCGGCGCTCGCCGCCCCCCTGATCGACCGGCTCGCCGCGGAGGCCCGGGCGGCGCACGAGCGGACGGTCGACACCGAGCGCGCCGCGGCCTGCCTCAGGATCGCGGAGGCGGACGCCGCCTCGCTGCCGGTGCTCGAGAAGGGCGACGAGCTCCTGGTCGACGCCTTCGGGGCCGCGTACCGGCGCGGCCGCAAGGACTGGAAGCGCGCCCGGGACGGCGGGGCGGAGGACGAGGACCTGCTGCACGACTGGCGAAAGCGCGTGAAGGACCGCTGGCACCTGACGCTGCTCGTCGAGGGCCGGACGCCGGCCACCACGAAGCGGATCGCGGTCGACCTCGACCGCCTCGCCGAGCTTCTCGGCGACGAGCACGACCTCGCGCTGCTCGCCCGCCGCCTGGACACCGACCCCGATGCGGCCGGGGGCCCGCAGCCGGCGCGGCGTCTGGCGAAGGCGGTCGCGGCCCGGCGCCGTCGGCTCGCCGACAAGGCGCTCGACCTCGGCGCGGCGCTCTACGGGCGCAGGACCGAGCCGTTCATGGCGCGGCTGGACAGGCTTCGCCGGCACGAGCCCGACTGA
- the msrA gene encoding peptide-methionine (S)-S-oxide reductase MsrA codes for MFLIDMFNKKLHLPTAADALPGRATAIPTAETHFVNGRSLHGPYPEGLEVAYFALGCFWGAERKFWQLGDGVWTTAVGYQGGVTPNPTYREACTGMTGHTEVVKVVYDPAKISYEALLKVFWESHDPTQGMRQGNDVGTQYRSAIYTTTEAQAAAAAASKAAYGEALKAKGYGSITTEVAPAPPFYYAEDYHQQYLAKNPGGYCGIGGTGVSCPIGVGVTAG; via the coding sequence ATGTTCCTGATCGACATGTTCAACAAGAAGCTGCACCTGCCGACCGCCGCTGACGCCCTGCCGGGCCGCGCGACCGCGATCCCGACCGCCGAGACGCATTTCGTCAACGGGCGATCGCTGCACGGTCCCTACCCGGAGGGGCTCGAGGTCGCGTATTTCGCGCTCGGCTGCTTCTGGGGGGCGGAGCGCAAGTTCTGGCAGCTCGGCGACGGCGTCTGGACGACCGCGGTCGGCTACCAGGGCGGCGTCACCCCGAACCCGACCTACCGGGAGGCCTGCACGGGCATGACCGGTCACACGGAGGTCGTCAAGGTCGTCTACGACCCCGCGAAGATCTCCTACGAGGCCCTGCTCAAGGTCTTCTGGGAGAGCCACGACCCGACCCAGGGCATGCGGCAGGGGAACGACGTGGGCACGCAGTACCGGTCGGCGATCTACACGACCACGGAGGCCCAGGCGGCCGCCGCGGCGGCGTCGAAGGCGGCCTACGGCGAGGCCCTGAAGGCGAAGGGCTACGGTTCGATCACGACCGAGGTCGCGCCGGCGCCGCCCTTCTACTACGCCGAGGACTATCATCAGCAGTATCTCGCCAAAAATCCGGGCGGCTATTGCGGGATCGGCGGCACGGGCGTCTCCTGCCCGATCGGGGTCGGCGTCACGGCAGGCTGA
- a CDS encoding glycosyltransferase, translated as MTDQDAFDGLDIAILIPCYNEALTIAEVVRDFRRTLPRARIFVFDNNSSDDTATIAARAGARVVRERRQGKGNVVRRMFADIDADIYVMADGDGTYDAAAAPALIAKLIEERADMVVGTRRGVHEDAGREGHAFGNRVFNLIYGRLFGRDFTDIFSGYRAFTRRFAKSFPAVSSGFEIETEMSVHASQLKMPTAELELDYGRRPEGSHSKLSTFRDGFRILMMIAMLMKETRPAVFFGLLAGLFGALSLALATPVLAVFLETGLVPRLPTAVLAMGLMVIAFLFTACGLILDSVARGRVEQKRILYLAQAPLAIQ; from the coding sequence ATGACCGATCAGGATGCTTTCGACGGCCTGGACATCGCGATCCTGATTCCCTGCTACAACGAAGCCTTGACGATCGCCGAGGTGGTCCGGGACTTCCGCAGGACCTTGCCGCGCGCGCGCATCTTCGTATTCGACAACAATTCGAGCGACGACACCGCGACGATCGCCGCGCGGGCGGGGGCCCGGGTGGTGCGCGAGCGCCGGCAGGGCAAGGGCAACGTGGTCCGGCGCATGTTCGCCGACATCGACGCCGACATCTACGTGATGGCGGACGGCGACGGCACCTACGACGCGGCTGCGGCGCCGGCGCTGATCGCCAAGCTGATCGAGGAGCGCGCCGACATGGTGGTCGGCACCCGGCGGGGGGTGCACGAGGATGCGGGCCGCGAAGGGCACGCCTTCGGCAACCGGGTGTTCAACCTGATCTACGGCCGGCTCTTCGGCCGCGATTTCACGGACATCTTCTCGGGCTACCGGGCCTTCACGCGCCGCTTCGCCAAGAGCTTCCCGGCGGTCTCGTCCGGCTTCGAGATCGAGACCGAGATGAGCGTGCACGCGAGCCAGCTGAAGATGCCGACCGCCGAGCTCGAGCTCGACTACGGCCGCCGGCCGGAGGGCTCGCACTCCAAGCTGTCCACCTTCCGGGACGGCTTCCGGATCCTCATGATGATCGCGATGCTGATGAAGGAGACCCGGCCGGCCGTGTTCTTCGGCCTCCTCGCCGGCCTATTCGGGGCGCTCTCGCTCGCCCTCGCCACGCCCGTGCTGGCGGTCTTCCTGGAGACAGGGCTCGTGCCGCGGCTGCCGACGGCGGTGCTCGCCATGGGGCTGATGGTGATCGCGTTCCTGTTCACGGCCTGCGGGCTGATCCTCGATTCCGTCGCGCGCGGCCGGGTCGAGCAGAAGCGGATCCTCTACCTGGCCCAGGCGCCGTTAGCGATCCAGTAA
- the mepA gene encoding penicillin-insensitive murein endopeptidase, translating into MRRLPLPVLAAALLWSAPLAAQSTGEEGQSEIARARAELPKDAAKVLFGAQTRPAPLPARSIGAYARGCLAGGVALPVNGAAWQVMRLSRNRNWGHPALIAYLERFAVAARKEGWPGLLVGDMSQPRGGPMLTGHASHQIGLDADVWLRPMPDREYAPEERESVSAISMLKSGTREIDPAIWTEAHARLIRRAASDPEVARIFVHPAIKKALCDWRPAGEGSRAWLTKVRPWYGHNYHFHVRLACPAGADCKDQDPPPTGDGCGADLAWWLGPEPWKPSPPSPPKPPLRLADLPEACAQVLAK; encoded by the coding sequence ATGAGACGTCTGCCGCTCCCCGTTCTCGCCGCCGCGCTCCTCTGGTCCGCGCCGCTCGCCGCCCAGTCGACCGGGGAGGAGGGGCAGTCCGAGATCGCCCGCGCCCGCGCCGAGCTTCCCAAGGACGCCGCCAAGGTCCTGTTCGGCGCCCAGACCCGGCCCGCCCCGTTGCCCGCCCGCTCCATCGGCGCCTATGCGCGCGGCTGCCTCGCCGGCGGCGTCGCGCTGCCCGTGAACGGCGCCGCTTGGCAGGTCATGCGCCTGTCGCGCAACCGAAACTGGGGCCACCCGGCGCTGATCGCCTACCTGGAGCGATTCGCCGTCGCCGCCCGCAAGGAGGGCTGGCCCGGCCTCCTCGTCGGCGACATGTCCCAGCCCCGCGGCGGCCCCATGCTGACCGGCCACGCCAGCCACCAGATCGGCCTCGACGCCGACGTCTGGCTCCGCCCCATGCCGGACCGCGAGTACGCGCCGGAGGAGCGCGAGTCGGTGAGCGCCATCTCCATGCTGAAGTCCGGCACCCGCGAGATCGACCCGGCGATCTGGACGGAGGCCCACGCCCGCCTGATCCGCCGCGCCGCCTCCGATCCCGAGGTGGCCCGCATCTTCGTGCATCCGGCGATCAAGAAGGCCCTGTGCGACTGGAGGCCCGCCGGCGAAGGCTCTCGCGCCTGGCTCACCAAGGTCCGCCCCTGGTACGGCCACAACTACCATTTCCACGTCCGCCTAGCCTGTCCGGCCGGCGCCGACTGCAAGGACCAGGACCCGCCGCCGACCGGCGACGGCTGCGGCGCGGATCTCGCCTGGTGGCTCGGGCCCGAGCCCTGGAAGCCCTCGCCCCCGAGCCCGCCGAAGCCGCCTCTCAGGCTGGCCGATCTCCCCGAGGCCTGCGCCCAGGTGCTGGCGAAATAG